A stretch of Pleuronectes platessa chromosome 24, fPlePla1.1, whole genome shotgun sequence DNA encodes these proteins:
- the ddx3xb gene encoding DEAD-box helicase 3 X-linked b isoform X1, producing the protein MSHVAIENAHGLEQQLAVLDLSAADGQIGGNSSKHAKSGNAFAAGRQGVYAMAPPANFGWDGGRNNFVNGYHDNRMAGNTFNRGPPRMERGRGGGGGYRGNRGGAFNPIIPAQPMGFGSFENKDAGGWNTAKDAYSNFGNNRGKSAFFNDRGNANRGRFEHGGFGGGGGGGGGNSRWVEEPMNEGDWSKPTPRNERLENELFAASNTGINFEKYDDIPVEATGQNCPHHIDSFQDVDMGEIIMNNIALSRYTRPTPVQKYAIPIVKSKRDLMACAQTGSGKTAAFLLPILSQIYNEGPVEATNAAKTSGQENGKYGRRKQYPMALILAPTRELALQIYDESRKFSYRSRVRPCVVYGGADIGQQIRDLERGCHLLVATPGRLVDMMERGKIGLDYCNYLVLDEADRMLDMGFEPQIRRIVEQDTMPNKGLRQTMMFSATFPKEIQILARDFLEEYIFLAVGRVGSTSENITQKVVWVEESDKRSFLLDLLSATVIPSEVQDNTGDNIEKPGKDSLTLVFVETKKGADALEDFLYREGYACTSIHGDRSQRDREEALSQFRSGKCPILVATAVAARGLDISNVKHVINFDLPSDIEEYVHRIGRTGRVGNLGLATSFFNDKNGNITKDLLDILVEAKQEVPSWLESLAYEHQHKSTNRGRSKRFAGGFGARDYRQTAAGANAGGFGARGGRNQPGHGAARGFGGAGFGNFYASDGYGANYSHPQVDWWGN; encoded by the exons ATGAGTCATGTGGCCATCGAGAATGCCCACGGCCTGGAGCAGCAG cttGCTGTCCTCGACTTGAGTGCTGCAGATGGACAAATTGGAGGCAATAGCAGTAAGCATGCAAAAT CAGGAAATGCCTTCGCCGCTGGTCGACAAGGTGTCTACGCCATGGCGCCTCCAGCCAACT TCGGTTGGGACGGAGGGCGCAACAACTTTGTGAATGGCTACCATGACAACCGCATGGCCGGCAACACATTTAATCGGGGCCCGCCTCGCATGGAGCGGGGAAGAGGAGGCGGAGGCGGTTATCGTGGTAACAGAGGAGGAGCCTTCAACCCCATCATCCCAGCACAGCCAATGGGATTTGGTAGCTTCGAAAACAAAG ATGCAGGCGGCTGGAACACGGCCAAGGACGCCTATAGCAATTTTGGTAACAACCGAGGGAAGTCTGCATTCTTCAATGACAGGGGCAACGCTAACAGAGGGAG GTTCGAGCATGGTGGatttggtggtggtggaggaggcggaggaggaaacAGCCGCTGGGTGGAGGAGCCCATGAATGAAGGGGATTGGTCCAAACCAACACCACGCAACGAACGCCTTGAAAA TGAGCTGTTCGCTGCCAGTAACACAGGCATTAACTTTGAGAAGTATGATGACATTCCCGTTGAGGCCACAGGGCAGAACTGCCCCCACCACATTGATAGC TTCCAAGATGTGGACATGGGTGAGATTATCATGAACAACATCGCTCTGAGTCGCTACACCAGACCAACTCCTGTCCAGAAATACGCCATTCCAATCGTCAAGTCAAAGAGAGATCTCATGGCATGCGCACAGACGG GTTCTGGAAAGACTGCAGCATTTCTGCTGCCGATTCTCAGCCAGATCTACAATGAGGGACCAGTAGAAGCTACTAATGCAGCTAAAACCTCTGGACAG GAGAATGGGAAGTACGGACGTCGTAAGCAGTACCCAATGGCCCTGATACTGGCTCCAACCAGAGAGCTGGCTTTGCAGATATATGATGAATCCAGGAAG TTTTCCTACAGGTCCAGAGTGCGTCCTTGTGTTGTGTATGGAGGAGCAGACATTGGCCAGCAGATAAGAGACCTGGAGAGAGGCTGCCACCTACTGGTGGCTACACCAGGAAGACTGGTAGACATGATGGAGAGGGGCAAGATCGGACTGGACTACTGCAA CTACTTGGTCCTGGATGAGGCAGATCGCATGTTGGACATGGGATTCGAACCGCAGATCAGGCGCATTGTGGAGCAGGACACCATGCCAAACAAAGGCCTGCGACAAACCATGATGTTCAGTGCTACCTTTCCTAAAGAGATCCAG ATCCTGGCCAGGGATTTCCTAGAGGAGTACATCTTCCTGGCAGTGGGCAGAGTGGGTTCCACCTCAGAGAACATCACTCAGAAAGTGGTGTGGGTGGAAGAGAGCGATAAGAGGTCTTTCCTCCTGGACCTGCTCAGTGCTACAG TCATCCCGAGCGAGGTACAGGACAATACTGGAGACAACATAGAGAAACCTG GCAAGGACTCATTGACTCTGGTTTTTGTGGAGACCAAGAAAGGCGCCGATGCCTTGGAGGACTTCCTGTATCGGGAGGGCTACGCCTGCACCAGCATCCATGGTGACCGCTCCCAGAGGGACAGAGAAGAGGCCCTGAGCCAGTTCCGGTCAGGAAAATGCCCCATTCTGGTTGCCACAGCG GTGGCAGCTCGGGGTCTGGACATCTCCAACGTGAAGCACGTTATTAACTTTGATCTGCCCAGCGACATAGAGGAGTATGTCCACCGCATCGGGCGTACAGGAAGAGTCGGAAACCTGG GATTGGCCACATCGTTCTTCAatgataagaacgggaacatcACTAAAGACCTGCTGGACATCCTTGTAGAGGCTAAACAGGAAGTTCCCTCTTGGCTTGAGAGCCTGGCCTATGAGCACCAGCATAAGAGCACCAACAGAGGACGTTCTAAGAG GTTCGCTGGAGGGTTTGGAGCACGTGATTATCGTCAGACGGCCGCTGGAGCTAACGCCGGAGGGTTCGGAGCACGCGGAGGACGCAACCAGCCAGGACATGGAGCAGCCCGAGGCtttggaggag CTGGATTTGGAAACTTCTACGCCAGTGACGGCTACGGCGCCAACTACTCGCACCCTCAAGTTGACTGGTGGGGCAACTag
- the ddx3xb gene encoding DEAD-box helicase 3 X-linked b isoform X4, which produces MSHVAIENAHGLEQQLAVLDLSAADGQIGGNSSKHAKSGNAFAAGRQGVYAMAPPANFGWDGGRNNFVNGYHDNRMAGNTFNRGPPRMERGRGGGGGYRGNRGGAFNPIIPAQPMGFGSFENKDAGGWNTAKDAYSNFGNNRGKSAFFNDRGNANRGRFEHGGFGGGGGGGGGNSRWVEEPMNEGDWSKPTPRNERLENELFAASNTGINFEKYDDIPVEATGQNCPHHIDSFQDVDMGEIIMNNIALSRYTRPTPVQKYAIPIVKSKRDLMACAQTGSGKTAAFLLPILSQIYNEGPVEATNAAKTSGQENGKYGRRKQYPMALILAPTRELALQIYDESRKFSYRSRVRPCVVYGGADIGQQIRDLERGCHLLVATPGRLVDMMERGKIGLDYCNYLVLDEADRMLDMGFEPQIRRIVEQDTMPNKGLRQTMMFSATFPKEIQILARDFLEEYIFLAVGRVGSTSENITQKVVWVEESDKRSFLLDLLSATGKDSLTLVFVETKKGADALEDFLYREGYACTSIHGDRSQRDREEALSQFRSGKCPILVATAVAARGLDISNVKHVINFDLPSDIEEYVHRIGRTGRVGNLGLATSFFNDKNGNITKDLLDILVEAKQEVPSWLESLAYEHQHKSTNRGRSKRFAGGFGARDYRQTAAGANAGGFGARGGRNQPGHGAARGFGGAGFGNFYASDGYGANYSHPQVDWWGN; this is translated from the exons ATGAGTCATGTGGCCATCGAGAATGCCCACGGCCTGGAGCAGCAG cttGCTGTCCTCGACTTGAGTGCTGCAGATGGACAAATTGGAGGCAATAGCAGTAAGCATGCAAAAT CAGGAAATGCCTTCGCCGCTGGTCGACAAGGTGTCTACGCCATGGCGCCTCCAGCCAACT TCGGTTGGGACGGAGGGCGCAACAACTTTGTGAATGGCTACCATGACAACCGCATGGCCGGCAACACATTTAATCGGGGCCCGCCTCGCATGGAGCGGGGAAGAGGAGGCGGAGGCGGTTATCGTGGTAACAGAGGAGGAGCCTTCAACCCCATCATCCCAGCACAGCCAATGGGATTTGGTAGCTTCGAAAACAAAG ATGCAGGCGGCTGGAACACGGCCAAGGACGCCTATAGCAATTTTGGTAACAACCGAGGGAAGTCTGCATTCTTCAATGACAGGGGCAACGCTAACAGAGGGAG GTTCGAGCATGGTGGatttggtggtggtggaggaggcggaggaggaaacAGCCGCTGGGTGGAGGAGCCCATGAATGAAGGGGATTGGTCCAAACCAACACCACGCAACGAACGCCTTGAAAA TGAGCTGTTCGCTGCCAGTAACACAGGCATTAACTTTGAGAAGTATGATGACATTCCCGTTGAGGCCACAGGGCAGAACTGCCCCCACCACATTGATAGC TTCCAAGATGTGGACATGGGTGAGATTATCATGAACAACATCGCTCTGAGTCGCTACACCAGACCAACTCCTGTCCAGAAATACGCCATTCCAATCGTCAAGTCAAAGAGAGATCTCATGGCATGCGCACAGACGG GTTCTGGAAAGACTGCAGCATTTCTGCTGCCGATTCTCAGCCAGATCTACAATGAGGGACCAGTAGAAGCTACTAATGCAGCTAAAACCTCTGGACAG GAGAATGGGAAGTACGGACGTCGTAAGCAGTACCCAATGGCCCTGATACTGGCTCCAACCAGAGAGCTGGCTTTGCAGATATATGATGAATCCAGGAAG TTTTCCTACAGGTCCAGAGTGCGTCCTTGTGTTGTGTATGGAGGAGCAGACATTGGCCAGCAGATAAGAGACCTGGAGAGAGGCTGCCACCTACTGGTGGCTACACCAGGAAGACTGGTAGACATGATGGAGAGGGGCAAGATCGGACTGGACTACTGCAA CTACTTGGTCCTGGATGAGGCAGATCGCATGTTGGACATGGGATTCGAACCGCAGATCAGGCGCATTGTGGAGCAGGACACCATGCCAAACAAAGGCCTGCGACAAACCATGATGTTCAGTGCTACCTTTCCTAAAGAGATCCAG ATCCTGGCCAGGGATTTCCTAGAGGAGTACATCTTCCTGGCAGTGGGCAGAGTGGGTTCCACCTCAGAGAACATCACTCAGAAAGTGGTGTGGGTGGAAGAGAGCGATAAGAGGTCTTTCCTCCTGGACCTGCTCAGTGCTACAG GCAAGGACTCATTGACTCTGGTTTTTGTGGAGACCAAGAAAGGCGCCGATGCCTTGGAGGACTTCCTGTATCGGGAGGGCTACGCCTGCACCAGCATCCATGGTGACCGCTCCCAGAGGGACAGAGAAGAGGCCCTGAGCCAGTTCCGGTCAGGAAAATGCCCCATTCTGGTTGCCACAGCG GTGGCAGCTCGGGGTCTGGACATCTCCAACGTGAAGCACGTTATTAACTTTGATCTGCCCAGCGACATAGAGGAGTATGTCCACCGCATCGGGCGTACAGGAAGAGTCGGAAACCTGG GATTGGCCACATCGTTCTTCAatgataagaacgggaacatcACTAAAGACCTGCTGGACATCCTTGTAGAGGCTAAACAGGAAGTTCCCTCTTGGCTTGAGAGCCTGGCCTATGAGCACCAGCATAAGAGCACCAACAGAGGACGTTCTAAGAG GTTCGCTGGAGGGTTTGGAGCACGTGATTATCGTCAGACGGCCGCTGGAGCTAACGCCGGAGGGTTCGGAGCACGCGGAGGACGCAACCAGCCAGGACATGGAGCAGCCCGAGGCtttggaggag CTGGATTTGGAAACTTCTACGCCAGTGACGGCTACGGCGCCAACTACTCGCACCCTCAAGTTGACTGGTGGGGCAACTag
- the ddx3xb gene encoding DEAD-box helicase 3 X-linked b isoform X2 codes for MSHVAIENAHGLEQQLAVLDLSAADGQIGGNSTGNAFAAGRQGVYAMAPPANFGWDGGRNNFVNGYHDNRMAGNTFNRGPPRMERGRGGGGGYRGNRGGAFNPIIPAQPMGFGSFENKDAGGWNTAKDAYSNFGNNRGKSAFFNDRGNANRGRFEHGGFGGGGGGGGGNSRWVEEPMNEGDWSKPTPRNERLENELFAASNTGINFEKYDDIPVEATGQNCPHHIDSFQDVDMGEIIMNNIALSRYTRPTPVQKYAIPIVKSKRDLMACAQTGSGKTAAFLLPILSQIYNEGPVEATNAAKTSGQENGKYGRRKQYPMALILAPTRELALQIYDESRKFSYRSRVRPCVVYGGADIGQQIRDLERGCHLLVATPGRLVDMMERGKIGLDYCNYLVLDEADRMLDMGFEPQIRRIVEQDTMPNKGLRQTMMFSATFPKEIQILARDFLEEYIFLAVGRVGSTSENITQKVVWVEESDKRSFLLDLLSATVIPSEVQDNTGDNIEKPGKDSLTLVFVETKKGADALEDFLYREGYACTSIHGDRSQRDREEALSQFRSGKCPILVATAVAARGLDISNVKHVINFDLPSDIEEYVHRIGRTGRVGNLGLATSFFNDKNGNITKDLLDILVEAKQEVPSWLESLAYEHQHKSTNRGRSKRFAGGFGARDYRQTAAGANAGGFGARGGRNQPGHGAARGFGGAGFGNFYASDGYGANYSHPQVDWWGN; via the exons ATGAGTCATGTGGCCATCGAGAATGCCCACGGCCTGGAGCAGCAG cttGCTGTCCTCGACTTGAGTGCTGCAGATGGACAAATTGGAGGCAATAGCA CAGGAAATGCCTTCGCCGCTGGTCGACAAGGTGTCTACGCCATGGCGCCTCCAGCCAACT TCGGTTGGGACGGAGGGCGCAACAACTTTGTGAATGGCTACCATGACAACCGCATGGCCGGCAACACATTTAATCGGGGCCCGCCTCGCATGGAGCGGGGAAGAGGAGGCGGAGGCGGTTATCGTGGTAACAGAGGAGGAGCCTTCAACCCCATCATCCCAGCACAGCCAATGGGATTTGGTAGCTTCGAAAACAAAG ATGCAGGCGGCTGGAACACGGCCAAGGACGCCTATAGCAATTTTGGTAACAACCGAGGGAAGTCTGCATTCTTCAATGACAGGGGCAACGCTAACAGAGGGAG GTTCGAGCATGGTGGatttggtggtggtggaggaggcggaggaggaaacAGCCGCTGGGTGGAGGAGCCCATGAATGAAGGGGATTGGTCCAAACCAACACCACGCAACGAACGCCTTGAAAA TGAGCTGTTCGCTGCCAGTAACACAGGCATTAACTTTGAGAAGTATGATGACATTCCCGTTGAGGCCACAGGGCAGAACTGCCCCCACCACATTGATAGC TTCCAAGATGTGGACATGGGTGAGATTATCATGAACAACATCGCTCTGAGTCGCTACACCAGACCAACTCCTGTCCAGAAATACGCCATTCCAATCGTCAAGTCAAAGAGAGATCTCATGGCATGCGCACAGACGG GTTCTGGAAAGACTGCAGCATTTCTGCTGCCGATTCTCAGCCAGATCTACAATGAGGGACCAGTAGAAGCTACTAATGCAGCTAAAACCTCTGGACAG GAGAATGGGAAGTACGGACGTCGTAAGCAGTACCCAATGGCCCTGATACTGGCTCCAACCAGAGAGCTGGCTTTGCAGATATATGATGAATCCAGGAAG TTTTCCTACAGGTCCAGAGTGCGTCCTTGTGTTGTGTATGGAGGAGCAGACATTGGCCAGCAGATAAGAGACCTGGAGAGAGGCTGCCACCTACTGGTGGCTACACCAGGAAGACTGGTAGACATGATGGAGAGGGGCAAGATCGGACTGGACTACTGCAA CTACTTGGTCCTGGATGAGGCAGATCGCATGTTGGACATGGGATTCGAACCGCAGATCAGGCGCATTGTGGAGCAGGACACCATGCCAAACAAAGGCCTGCGACAAACCATGATGTTCAGTGCTACCTTTCCTAAAGAGATCCAG ATCCTGGCCAGGGATTTCCTAGAGGAGTACATCTTCCTGGCAGTGGGCAGAGTGGGTTCCACCTCAGAGAACATCACTCAGAAAGTGGTGTGGGTGGAAGAGAGCGATAAGAGGTCTTTCCTCCTGGACCTGCTCAGTGCTACAG TCATCCCGAGCGAGGTACAGGACAATACTGGAGACAACATAGAGAAACCTG GCAAGGACTCATTGACTCTGGTTTTTGTGGAGACCAAGAAAGGCGCCGATGCCTTGGAGGACTTCCTGTATCGGGAGGGCTACGCCTGCACCAGCATCCATGGTGACCGCTCCCAGAGGGACAGAGAAGAGGCCCTGAGCCAGTTCCGGTCAGGAAAATGCCCCATTCTGGTTGCCACAGCG GTGGCAGCTCGGGGTCTGGACATCTCCAACGTGAAGCACGTTATTAACTTTGATCTGCCCAGCGACATAGAGGAGTATGTCCACCGCATCGGGCGTACAGGAAGAGTCGGAAACCTGG GATTGGCCACATCGTTCTTCAatgataagaacgggaacatcACTAAAGACCTGCTGGACATCCTTGTAGAGGCTAAACAGGAAGTTCCCTCTTGGCTTGAGAGCCTGGCCTATGAGCACCAGCATAAGAGCACCAACAGAGGACGTTCTAAGAG GTTCGCTGGAGGGTTTGGAGCACGTGATTATCGTCAGACGGCCGCTGGAGCTAACGCCGGAGGGTTCGGAGCACGCGGAGGACGCAACCAGCCAGGACATGGAGCAGCCCGAGGCtttggaggag CTGGATTTGGAAACTTCTACGCCAGTGACGGCTACGGCGCCAACTACTCGCACCCTCAAGTTGACTGGTGGGGCAACTag
- the ddx3xb gene encoding DEAD-box helicase 3 X-linked b isoform X3: MSHVAIENAHGLEQQLAVLDLSAADGQIGGNSRNAFAAGRQGVYAMAPPANFGWDGGRNNFVNGYHDNRMAGNTFNRGPPRMERGRGGGGGYRGNRGGAFNPIIPAQPMGFGSFENKDAGGWNTAKDAYSNFGNNRGKSAFFNDRGNANRGRFEHGGFGGGGGGGGGNSRWVEEPMNEGDWSKPTPRNERLENELFAASNTGINFEKYDDIPVEATGQNCPHHIDSFQDVDMGEIIMNNIALSRYTRPTPVQKYAIPIVKSKRDLMACAQTGSGKTAAFLLPILSQIYNEGPVEATNAAKTSGQENGKYGRRKQYPMALILAPTRELALQIYDESRKFSYRSRVRPCVVYGGADIGQQIRDLERGCHLLVATPGRLVDMMERGKIGLDYCNYLVLDEADRMLDMGFEPQIRRIVEQDTMPNKGLRQTMMFSATFPKEIQILARDFLEEYIFLAVGRVGSTSENITQKVVWVEESDKRSFLLDLLSATVIPSEVQDNTGDNIEKPGKDSLTLVFVETKKGADALEDFLYREGYACTSIHGDRSQRDREEALSQFRSGKCPILVATAVAARGLDISNVKHVINFDLPSDIEEYVHRIGRTGRVGNLGLATSFFNDKNGNITKDLLDILVEAKQEVPSWLESLAYEHQHKSTNRGRSKRFAGGFGARDYRQTAAGANAGGFGARGGRNQPGHGAARGFGGAGFGNFYASDGYGANYSHPQVDWWGN, from the exons ATGAGTCATGTGGCCATCGAGAATGCCCACGGCCTGGAGCAGCAG cttGCTGTCCTCGACTTGAGTGCTGCAGATGGACAAATTGGAGGCAATAGCA GAAATGCCTTCGCCGCTGGTCGACAAGGTGTCTACGCCATGGCGCCTCCAGCCAACT TCGGTTGGGACGGAGGGCGCAACAACTTTGTGAATGGCTACCATGACAACCGCATGGCCGGCAACACATTTAATCGGGGCCCGCCTCGCATGGAGCGGGGAAGAGGAGGCGGAGGCGGTTATCGTGGTAACAGAGGAGGAGCCTTCAACCCCATCATCCCAGCACAGCCAATGGGATTTGGTAGCTTCGAAAACAAAG ATGCAGGCGGCTGGAACACGGCCAAGGACGCCTATAGCAATTTTGGTAACAACCGAGGGAAGTCTGCATTCTTCAATGACAGGGGCAACGCTAACAGAGGGAG GTTCGAGCATGGTGGatttggtggtggtggaggaggcggaggaggaaacAGCCGCTGGGTGGAGGAGCCCATGAATGAAGGGGATTGGTCCAAACCAACACCACGCAACGAACGCCTTGAAAA TGAGCTGTTCGCTGCCAGTAACACAGGCATTAACTTTGAGAAGTATGATGACATTCCCGTTGAGGCCACAGGGCAGAACTGCCCCCACCACATTGATAGC TTCCAAGATGTGGACATGGGTGAGATTATCATGAACAACATCGCTCTGAGTCGCTACACCAGACCAACTCCTGTCCAGAAATACGCCATTCCAATCGTCAAGTCAAAGAGAGATCTCATGGCATGCGCACAGACGG GTTCTGGAAAGACTGCAGCATTTCTGCTGCCGATTCTCAGCCAGATCTACAATGAGGGACCAGTAGAAGCTACTAATGCAGCTAAAACCTCTGGACAG GAGAATGGGAAGTACGGACGTCGTAAGCAGTACCCAATGGCCCTGATACTGGCTCCAACCAGAGAGCTGGCTTTGCAGATATATGATGAATCCAGGAAG TTTTCCTACAGGTCCAGAGTGCGTCCTTGTGTTGTGTATGGAGGAGCAGACATTGGCCAGCAGATAAGAGACCTGGAGAGAGGCTGCCACCTACTGGTGGCTACACCAGGAAGACTGGTAGACATGATGGAGAGGGGCAAGATCGGACTGGACTACTGCAA CTACTTGGTCCTGGATGAGGCAGATCGCATGTTGGACATGGGATTCGAACCGCAGATCAGGCGCATTGTGGAGCAGGACACCATGCCAAACAAAGGCCTGCGACAAACCATGATGTTCAGTGCTACCTTTCCTAAAGAGATCCAG ATCCTGGCCAGGGATTTCCTAGAGGAGTACATCTTCCTGGCAGTGGGCAGAGTGGGTTCCACCTCAGAGAACATCACTCAGAAAGTGGTGTGGGTGGAAGAGAGCGATAAGAGGTCTTTCCTCCTGGACCTGCTCAGTGCTACAG TCATCCCGAGCGAGGTACAGGACAATACTGGAGACAACATAGAGAAACCTG GCAAGGACTCATTGACTCTGGTTTTTGTGGAGACCAAGAAAGGCGCCGATGCCTTGGAGGACTTCCTGTATCGGGAGGGCTACGCCTGCACCAGCATCCATGGTGACCGCTCCCAGAGGGACAGAGAAGAGGCCCTGAGCCAGTTCCGGTCAGGAAAATGCCCCATTCTGGTTGCCACAGCG GTGGCAGCTCGGGGTCTGGACATCTCCAACGTGAAGCACGTTATTAACTTTGATCTGCCCAGCGACATAGAGGAGTATGTCCACCGCATCGGGCGTACAGGAAGAGTCGGAAACCTGG GATTGGCCACATCGTTCTTCAatgataagaacgggaacatcACTAAAGACCTGCTGGACATCCTTGTAGAGGCTAAACAGGAAGTTCCCTCTTGGCTTGAGAGCCTGGCCTATGAGCACCAGCATAAGAGCACCAACAGAGGACGTTCTAAGAG GTTCGCTGGAGGGTTTGGAGCACGTGATTATCGTCAGACGGCCGCTGGAGCTAACGCCGGAGGGTTCGGAGCACGCGGAGGACGCAACCAGCCAGGACATGGAGCAGCCCGAGGCtttggaggag CTGGATTTGGAAACTTCTACGCCAGTGACGGCTACGGCGCCAACTACTCGCACCCTCAAGTTGACTGGTGGGGCAACTag
- the LOC128430981 gene encoding dTDP-D-glucose 4,6-dehydratase translates to MDFNTVLVTGGSGFIGSHLVCSLVNRHPDWRIINLDDLDYCCSPRSLESIEDRANYTFIRGDVCNSRLVDHIFNTENIDVVFHLAAKTHVESSFESPSTFQRVNVDGTRVLLAAAHQARHRPQRFIYVSTDEVYGAGLDEVFDESSPVRPSNPYSVTKASAEFLVRSYWDKYKFPIIITRSNNIYGPRQFTEKVIPRFLTLLRMNKKCTIQGTLPKSRHFLFIEDAVSAFLLLLEKGTVGEIYNMGTSCEIPIMQLARQLIRMVKNVPDSEVNDWIDFVPDRPQVDLRYPITSEKLQQLGWKAEVSWTEGIRQTVKWYQDHPDFWSDAGGDRRQIRGNLEL, encoded by the exons ATGGACTTTAACACTGTGCTGGTGACTGGAGGCTCCGGATTCAT CGGCTCCCAtcttgtgtgttcactggtcaACAGACACCCTGACTGGAGAATTATTAACCTGGATGAT TTGGATTACTGCTGCAGCCCCAGGAGTCTGGAAAGCATTGAAGACAGAGCAAACTACACCTTCATCAGA GGAGATGTGTGTAACTCGAGGCTGGTCGACCACATTTTCAACACGGAGAACATCGATGTAGTTTTCCACCTGGCGGCCAAAACACATGTCG AGTCGTCGTTTGAATCTCCTTCCACTTTCCAGCGGGTGAACGTCGATGGCACCAGGGTTTTACTGGCAGCTGCACATCAGGCCAGACACCGGCCTCAGCGCTTCATCTACGTCAGCACCGATGAGGTGTACGGAGCTGGGCTGGACGAG GTGTTTGATGAGAGCAGCCCGGTGAGGCCGTCCAACCCGTACTCTGTGACGAAAGCATCCGCAGAGTTCCTGGTCAGATCCTACTGGGATAAATACAAG TttcccatcatcatcaccaggaGCAACAACATCTACGGGCCCCGGCAGTTCACTGAGAAG GTCATCCCGAGGTTTCTCACCCTGTTGCGAATGAACAAGAAATG CACCATCCAGGGGACGCTCCCTAAATCTCGCCATTTCCTGTTCATCGAGGACGCCGTCAGTGCcttcctgctgctcctggaGAAAGGGACTGTGGGCGAAATCTACAACATGGGGACAAGCTGCGAGATTCCCATCATGCAACTGGCCCGGCAGCTTATTAGGATG GTGAAGAATGTTCCGGACTCGGAGGTGAACGATTGGATCGACTTTGTACCGGACAG GCCGCAGGTCGACCTGCGctatccaatcacaagtgagaagctgcagcagctgggctGGAAGGCCGAGGTGTCCTGGACTGAGGGCATCAGGCAAACTg TGAAATGGTACCAGGACCACCCAGATTTCTGGTCAGATGCCGGCGGGGACCGAAGACAGATCAGAGGCAACCTGGAGCTTTGA